A region from the Triticum aestivum cultivar Chinese Spring chromosome 3D, IWGSC CS RefSeq v2.1, whole genome shotgun sequence genome encodes:
- the LOC123080324 gene encoding uncharacterized protein: MWKNVCTAASNRLGHACIALKDFYKLNMMQRVDWNEKHRVIFLHKKKNAYALLYSGDLSTAAKNAMKNNFETKISHIVDISYHSFSGKSDVVKILTVKGAKPDGRHLSCDFVDVHHVETMLSSYKTSHGTGGNAARVEPSADEV, encoded by the exons ATGTGGAAGAACGTGTGCACGGCAGCATCAAACCGCTTGGGTCACG CTTGCATTGCCCTAAAGGATTTTTATAAACTCAACATGATGCAGCGCGTGGACTGGAATGAGAAGCATAGGGTTATTTTTCTACATAAAAAG AAAAATGCCTACGCATTGCTGTATTCGGGAGACTTATCAACTGCAGCAAAGAATGCAATGAAGAATAATTTTGAAACAAAGATATCTCACATAGTGGATATCAGCTACCACAG CTTTTCAGGTAAGAGCGATGTTGTGAAAATTTTGACGGTCAAGGGAGCAAAGCCTGACGGGCGACATCTGTCCTGCGACTTCGTTGATGTACACCATGTAGAAACAATGCTCAGCAGTTACAAGACGTCTCATGGTACCGGGGGAAATGCTGCCAGGGTTGAACCAAGTGCGGATGAGGTCTAG